The nucleotide window GGCGTAGCTCACCCAGCACACTGTCCTCGGGGTTCATCCACGCTGTAGCAGGTGACAGAATTCCCTTCCTTCAGCCTTCAAGGCTGAACATCTCCCACGTCAGGCctacaccacattttgttgaccccattcatctgtccatggacGCGAGTTGCTTCCTCGGTTTAGCTGTTGGGAATAGTGCGTCTGTGACCCCAGCTGTACACGCAGCTCAGGACCCTGCTTTCAGTTTTCTTGGTGAGTATCTTCTGGAATTGCTGGATGATGATGATTCACTGCTCAGTTTGGAGGGCATTCCCGCCGACGGTGCACAGATCCTGacttctccacgtcctcaccagcCCTTGTTATTTTCCGTGTTTGTGGCGGTAGGCGTCCTAACGGGTGTGAGGTCTTACCACACTGCTGGATACGGACAAACTGGACAGGtgcctaaaatgtttttaaaccagTTTTCACAACGTTTTGTCgtaaattatttcttcctttgtgtaaGCTTTTACTGAAATGTTAGCTTTTCCCGTCATCTTGTCCTTAAAGGAAATAACGAGGAGTTTCAAACTAACTACGATCCAGAATAAGACACTTCCGAACTTACCACATGCACGTGTATGAAGTAGCTTGAAACCTGACTGAAAGCCAACTGTCTAGGCTTCCAGTTACCTCGTTCTCAGTGCCTGGTTGACCCGTGCCGTGGGGTCTGCCCTTAGTTGTTCACCCCTTCGGAGTCCTCTCGATTGGAATTTTGTGTGTTATGTTTGGTTTCCTCAAACCTGCACTAGAATTTGGTGTTTGCTTTTAACAAAGTAAGAATATTCAGATAGCGTAGTAGAAGTCAGGGCCGTGCTTTTGTCGGGGGTTTCGTACCGTTCCACCTCGGCCTTGAGGATTCTTTTGCTTCGTTTTTACGATCATGTGCGTTTTCACAGCTTCCGTGGAGCTTTGTTGGACGTTCCCTTTCTGTGAGGCTGTCCAATCTGTATCCACGATCTGTGGATGGAGGTTTATTTGAAAGGATCCCCCGAATGGCCCCATCTTACAACCTCTTGTAATGTTACCATAGACACGATGTCCTCAAAGCTGGACGGATGCCTTGCTGGGCATTTTTAGGAAACTGGCTTGGGCCTGACACAGAACGTTTACAGATGTTCACAGTTCCCTTTATGTGTTGCTTTCTGGTTCTGGGGTGTGTGTTAGACACGAGGGCACGAAGACCGTGTCCTCTAACTGGCGTGTGTGTGTCTAGAAGCCGGGGGTGGAGCGGGCACGGTTGCCGTGGGCTCCCCTGGGACACGGGCGGGACCCTGCCGCCGCCTCGTTTCTGAAGCTCCGTTTTGCTGTGATGCACACGCCTCAGCGTCCCCCGTTGTAAGGGTACGACTAGTGACCTCACACGCGCATAGTCCTCCCTGTGGTCtggtcccctgccccccccccccccccccccccacggagAGCTGCCCGCGTGTGGTCACTGCCTGTGTGGCCCGCACCCCCGACCCACTGAGGTGCTGTGTGTATGGAATTGCCCTCCCTGGGCATCTTGTAGAAATAAATCACACGGTGTGTGATCTCATGCGTCCGGCTTCTTTGGGTATAAGgtgaaaaggttttatttttggtcCCCAGGTGCCTTGGAGCTCGCTGACGTGTCTTCCGAGCTGCCGGGACTGAAATGGATGCCTGGAATCACACAGTGGAAGGTGATGATTCTGGGAGGAGCCTGGTTGTGGGAGCACGTACCGCTGAGCAAGCAGGCACTTTGAGAGCGTCCATATTTGGGTGACTTCCATAAACGCTTTTAGTTACGTGGTCAGTTTTGATGTAGAATTAACTTCAAAACTAGATATAATGACAAATGGTACACGATTATACAAGTATTTTTCTCTGGCAGTGGAAAAGTTTCCCTGTCTTTATTCTGCAGTTAGAAATCAGCTATTTATTCTTATCCCTGTAAGTGTAgctgtgctttatttttgttattggcTGGGGTTCAAGCTTCATTTCCAATATGAaacaatttttcagttttaaaccAGAAACACTCTGaggcttgttaaaaaaaaaaaaaaacctacacgGAAAATGCTGTTTTATAAAATGATCATCGTGTTTTATGGACCACGAGATTATCGCATTTTTACGTGCACACACAGTCTCAGCTTCGGAGAGAAATGAGACTCGCCATTTATCGTGTGGACACCATTTACATTGGCACCGTGTGATTTCTTACCGTTGGACGGTGCTGGTAATGCAGACTTCCGCCATCGTGTCCGTAGGTGATGACAAAAGATGGACAGTGGTTTTCAGAGTGGGAGGCTGTTCCTCACGGCAGACACACCCAGATCCGGCCCACCATGTTCCCACCAAAGGACCCGGAGCGGTTACAGGCGATGCATCTGGAGCGGTGGTGGGTTTGTGGGGCTCTCAGAGGCTTGGGGAGGTGGGGACTTCGGGCCCCCGGCATTCCTGAGAGGTCTGGGCTATGCCCGTGGCTGACCCCAGGCATGTGAACTTCCCAGCAAGAAAGAAGTTCCCAATTCCTATTGGCTGCTGGCATTGAGCATTTATAAATAATGGAAGCGGAAAGAACTTCCACGGTTGTGCTCTGCAAACCGCACGAACTTTCTACATGTTACACGCTGGCCGTTCCACATGTGAGGGGGGTGTGAATATTTGCAGGGAGACGTGACTTCTCTGTCACAGATCACCTTTGCAGCTTTTGTCTTAGTACTAGaagagtgtattttctttttttaatttttttttttaacacttattcatctttgagagacagagcgtgagtgggggaggagcagagagagagagggagacaaagaatctgcagcaggcttcaggctccgagctgtcagcacagagccagatgtggggctcgaactcacaaactgtgagatcgtgaccttagccaaagttggacgctcaaccgactgagccacccaggtgctcctaagagaatgtattttcagttaaaaagtttgcactgtgttgtttttttttttttttttagtcttagaATATTACCACATCATCAGAATACCGGCGGGTTCTTTGTGGCAGTATTGGTGAAAAAGTCTTCAATGCCATGGAATAAGCGTCCACCAAAGGTAAGTGACACAGCATATTACGAGCTCTTTTCGTGTGTTCAAGGCAGGACCACGCTGACCATGGTCACTGGGGTAGTTTTTGGGTGTGGAGAGCAGCTGTCCATGAGCATGTGTGTGGCAGGGCCAGGGATTCATCTAAATTTTTACTTTGCAGAAAAGTGGCAGCGTCATAAAGGGATAGGTCCCTGGAGGAGGCAGAGTTGGGCGAATACGCTCCTTCTGCGTCTCAAATGCAGATTGAAAAGACACCATGACTGCTCTGTGGTTCAGAGTGCGAGCCCCCTGAGCTGGCTGTGGTGCTGTGTCCCCCGAGAATCCGAGCCCCCCCGAGCTGGCTGCGGTGCAGTGTCCCCCGAGAATCCAAGCCCCCCGAGCTGGCTGCGGTGCAGTGTCCCCCGAGAGTCCGAGCCCCCTGAGCTGGCTGCGGTGCTGTGTCCCCAGAGGTTGCTCCCGTTCAGCCTGTTGCAGGTTGATAGAGCTCTGCCAGCCTCAAGCCGGCCTGTCTTCAACGGTGGCCGTGAGACTTTGTCCAGGCCTGGCTGAAAAGGAGATCGAGTAGGCCCGGCCTGTCTTCCTGAGTCCCCTGCCTCCTGGATGCTGTAGGAGGCCCCGAAGCAGGGAGGTCGGTGAGAGGGCAGCCTTTCGAGTCTTGCCGCGTGGTGTCCGCTCTTCTCTGTATCGACATGACCTCTCTCCGTTAGTGCGTACCTCAGCCTGCGTCGTGTCAGAACGTGGCAGGAATCACAGTCCGAAGGTCAGCATTTCCTTCAGATCAGAGCTTACAGACGTGGATGAATGATGCTTAGCcttgggagaagcagagaggagaccGACCGTCCCTGGGTCGTGGCTGATCCAGATGACCGTGTGCACGTAGAGCCTGGCACGGGGGCGAACCCGCACCTCTGGGCACCACTGTGCTGCCCGAGTTAGGGGCTCGAGGGCAATGCTCGTGGAGCTCGTCTTCTGGACTCCAGGCCCCCCGAGTCCCGGGGCGGGAGCTCTGAGCACTGCCCTCTCAGACCTGGAGCGCCAGCTACACGTGTAACTTCCACATTCTCGCAGCCGCTTTCAGACGTGCAAAAACCAAAGCGAAAGTagtttcagtaatattttatttatcccagCGTAAAGGTTTACTCTGTGGTAATCGTACAACAAACTATGAATGAGTTATTTTACATGCTTTTGTGCGGTTTTTAAAACCGTGTGAACTTACACTCTGAGATGCCTCTTCCCTGCCCTAGTCACCTCTGAAGTGGTGAGAAAGTGCGCGTGGCCCACGGCCGCGGCGCTGTGCAGGTGCAGGGCCTGTCGTGTGACACGGTACGTCGCCTCGCCACGTGCCGCGTGGACACTCTTGTCCCGGCGCAGCCTACGTGGATGGGCGTCGAACTTGCCTCCAGTCCGCCTGCTCCGGTGTGGCGTCTTGTCGTTTAGAACAGCGTGGCGTCACTTGCTCGTTTAGCATGActgctgttttccttttctgttgttttttcagttcctttttccttttcattgagtCGCTGTGTTTCAGTCACCTGCCCTGCACATGAGCACAGCTCAGTGCTGCTGGGGCCGTGCTGAGGACTCCGGTGCCTCGTCCTCAGGATGCCCTGGTGTAGAAGTGAGGCCCGTAAACACGGCTGGAATCCCAGCCAGGGCAGGTGTGCTGGCCAAGTGAGGCTCGACTCGAGCGTTGACAGTGTGCAGAGGTGGcccgtggggaaggggcacttgAGACAGGCTGTGAAGGGCAGGGCCGCATTTCCAGGAGCCCaacaggggtgggcagggcatAGGCAGCCTGGGCAGGGGGTTGGGGTggctgtctttttactttttttattttttattttttttaacgtttatttattttgacagagagagagagacagagcatgagtgggggagtggcagagagagagggagacacagaatccaaagcaggctccaggctctgggctgtcagtacagaacctgatgcggggcttgaacccacgaactgtgagataatgacctgagctgaagtcagatgcttaactgactgagctatccggGCGCccttgttttttacttttaaattaaacattttctggGAGGCAGTGTTGCACAGCATGCGTCCCACCAGCTCGTCTGCTTTAGAGCTTCGTGAATTTGGGGggcatgttttttaaattattttattttttttaatgtttttgtttatttttgagagacagcaagagacagcgcgagcagaggagggacagagagagggagacacaatacaaagcaggctccaggctccccactgtcaggatagagcctgattcagggtttgaacccacaaaccatgagatcacgacctgagcccaagtcagaactTCGAAAGAAACCATGCCCGTGAATTCTGTTCATCATAGCAAATAGATTTCAGATAGTTGCAAAAATTCTATTgtcttttacatataaaatgctGTAGAAAAACAGGATGCACCTCGGGTGCCGAGGTCCTGTGGCAGTGCAGAGTGGCTTGCTCTCGGAGCGTAAACACACTTGTTCCCGTTGCAGCTGCAGGGCGAGCCCAGAGAGCTTGTGCGGTCGGGCCCCACGGACCCCGCCGAGCTGGAGAGTAAACCAGTCGGTGGAATTGACGACACAGAGATCACGGAAAGAGCTGAGAACGTAGAGAACAACGGAAGTAAGAGAGACGGAGTGTGTGGGTAAGAAGAGGGCATCCGTGTGGTCCCTGACGTCTTAGTGTCTTCCCGGCCCCTTGGCTCACGTGGCCTCCTGGCGGTGGTGCAGTGTGGGCTCCGCTGTGCTTGACGGGGTGCGGGTCCCTGCAGAGCCTGTGTGCGGGGGGCCTGTGCTGCGCAGGCCGAGGAGGAGGGCTGGGCGGGGGGTGGAGAGTGGGCTGCTGGCGTCCGATGCTCCCCTCCGACCTGGGTGGTGTTtctcctgcctctgtcttcagcCCTCCTCCATCCAAGAAGATGAAGTTGTTTGGGTTTAAAGAAGACCCGTTTGTGTTTATTCCTGAAGACGACCCGTTATTTCCACCGATCCAGTAAGAATTAATTCAGGCTTCTAAATTCTCATCATAAATGTGTAACTGATCGCATTTCATCATGCCTTTTATTTAGTCGTGTGTAGTATCTCCTTCCACGTAACCGCACGCTAGAGCCGGGTGAAATCCTAGGGCGTGTTCACCATGCACTTCAGTGTAAGCGGCCAGCGACCGAGAAGTGCCCGGGGCCGGGGGGTAGGGGGCACTGTGGCCCCGAATGTCCGTGACCCAGCTGAGCTTCCAGATCAGGGGGCTGCCTGCCTGGGCCCCCgtgtgggaaggggagaagagtgGGTCTGGGTGGGAGGTTGGGGACCCTGATTGGAAACCTCCAAGCGGAACAGAGAGGAAGGGTTGAGGGTAAACAGCTCCCGCCGTTCATCCTCCCGTCAGTATACATTTCCCACGGTGGGCACTTGTTCTGCATGTGCGTGACTGGTCCTTCTCAAGTAGCAGAGGTGTTCTCTCAGGTCCTGGTCACTGGAGCAGCAGGTGACGGAGAGGCCTCGCACTTGTCTGCCCACGTCCCTGGTCTAGTTGTGCCGCAAGTAAAACTTGCCTGGGGTTTTGGGTGAATTCGATCGAGCTTAGGAGACGGACCGCACAGCAGAGCGAGTGCCGTAAGCCACAGTCTTGAAACCGAATTCTGTCGGGGAAGAGCGTCCTGCTTGGAGACCGTCTGTCACACTTGAACCGAACTCGTCAGCAGCTCTGTCTTGTGCGTAGGAAATTTTACGCGTTGGATCCTTCGTTCCCAAAGATGAATTTGTTGACTCGAAccacagaagggaagaaaaggcaacTCTACATGGTCTCCAAGGAGCTGAGGAACGTCCTGCTGAATAACAGTGAGAGGGTGAAGGTACGCCGTGCGTGGGACTGCCAGACGGTCCGGCTGGGTGCGCTTCTGGGGTGGCTCGCACAGGGGCCCTGAGCCCCGCCCAGCAGGTGCGGGCTGCGCTCGGCGGGCGTGTCCGGGAGGACGGAATGGGGCGTCCACAGCTCCGCTGCTGCTCCTGGGCGCTCTTGCTGTTGCGGGCCCTTCTGTTCCCCTTCGTTTCTCTGCCCCTAGGCCCTGCCTTCATTGCTCTGCTCTTTTCCCAACTGCTTCCTCCCTGGCAGATCTCCAGGTGTGGTCTGGAGGTGCACGACATCTAAATTGTTTCTGAACCAATGCTGAGACCTCATTTCCGCCCCTTTTGCTCTGCTCGCTTGGGTGTCCCCCGGTGTTTTCCAGGGCGGACGCCTCCTGGCTCTTGACGGCCCGTGGAATGTGTGTGTCACGTCCCTGCGTTTTCAGAGCTTTCCTGGTTTTAATGTCTGTTGTGGTGATTGTTAGTCGATCTGAGCCACCTAAAACCAACGCCATTTGAGAGCGCCAGGCTAGAGAACCCCTGCTCCGATCCCACGACTTTCACAGCTTTGCCGTCTCTTCTCTGTCAGCACGTCCTCGCGGCTCTGCCTTGTGGTGGAAGGGAGTATTGTAATCGACTGTTTGGCTTTTGGTCATACGTGTTTCGTCTTATGTCTTCACCGACAGGTTATAAACACTGGGATAAAAGTCTGGTGTCGGAATAACAGTGGCGAAGAGTTTGATTGTGCTTTTCGGTTAGCGCAGGAGGTAATTTGGGAAAGAGACTTGGGGTAGCAGCAGCCGTGAGCTGACCTGCCGTGCTCTGTGGCAGACGGCTGTTGCTGAGCTAGTCCGATGGGTCCGGGCGAATAGAGCCCTGCCGGCCTCTTTGACTCCCCTGGGCTCGTTTGCTTACACATTCTCCAGGGGCTGTGGTGAGGGGAGGGTTGGGCGTGGCATGTGGAAAGGCCCTGGGGACAGTGGGTGATTGTTACCGTTCATAATGGTGGCGTCTCTTTATTCCCCGCAGGGAATATACACGTTGtatccatttattaattcaaGAATTATCACTGTGTCAATGGAAGATGTTAAAATTCTGTTAACCCAGGAAAACCCATTTTTTAGAAAACTTAGCAGTGAGACCTACAGCCAAGCCAAGGACTTGGGTAAGCAGTTTAACTTGCATAGAAGCGTAATTTGCTCTTCTAAAGACAGTGAGGATGTCGGCGTTCAAGCTGCTTAGATCTTCCTCCGTCTCACGTTTAACACAGCgtggttttcttttccctgtcATTTTCCAGAGGGCTCTGTGGAAATGGGATTGGTGTCTTAGCACGCTGAGGGTCAGAGGCATCCGTTACATTGCCCTGCTTCCCCAGGCCttcatgggggcagggggggtgctCTGTGGGTGCTGGGGCCTGGCCGTCCTGTGCGGAGGCACAGGGCACTCACCAGCACAGGCCGTCAGGTTCGTTTGGCATGGAATCAGCCAGCTTGAAGCAGGCTGCTTTCCTAGCCCGCCAAAAAAGGTTGTGGGTCAAGTTGTTTGGgtatttcataaactttctacTTCAAGTTATTCTGGTGATGTTTTCACCTAAGAATAACAATAATCCCACCAGAGGTgctaagttttcttttcatttcttgttgTTTATTACGTGTTCACGGTTTCTGGCTCAATTTGCACACACACTGCACCCACGAAGTTACTGTGGTTCTGTggttctgtgttttctgttcGGAACGGAAGGGCGTAAAACGTGCTGGGTGGACGCGGTGTCCCGTGGTCTCGGGCAGGAGCCGCACCTGAAGCAGACGCGATCGCAGGGACGAGGGCACCGTCTTGTTTTCTTCTTCGTCTTCGTCCTGCAGGGGGGTGGTGGCAGTCTCGTTGTTGACGGTTCTCACGTGTGTGTCATGCTGTTTCTGGAAGTTGGAGCAGTTACGTGTTTCGTCTCAAATTTTGAGGATTCACCCGTAGTTTTCCCCATCCCCCTGCTGCTGAGAGTGACGGAGAGGCTTCCCGGAAATGCCTGAGGGTCCCACCCGTCCTCCGCCAGGCTGCGTGGACCGCCCACTCGGTGCCGGGCTTGCCAGAGGCTCTGCGTGTCCGGGTGCAAAGAGTCCCCATCTCCGCACGGAGGTCCTAGAGGCCAGGAGTGCAGGCTGTGTGTTGCTGGCCGTCCACAGTGCCGGACACGCAGACGGCGTCCGTTGACCGGCAGCCTGGCCCACGCTTGTCTGTCTCTTTTCCAGCCAAGGGGAGCATCGTCCTGAAGTACGAGCCGGACCCCACGTAAGTGCGGGCGCTCCTgccagcggggggtggggggggctgtgGGTGGCCGTGGGGCCTGTCGAGAACATGCTCCAGAAGACGGCCTTGTGGGAACTTGAGGACAGGTGTTCCGGTACGTCGTCTTCTCCTAGAACGTTCAGCTTCTACCTAGAGAATTAAACGTATAGAACTTTCTCCCTGTGCCTGGGAAATCTAGCTCTGATTTCTGTCTCCCGCAAAAGGGGCATACAGGTTGAACAGTCAGGAGACGTGGAGTCCTGTCTCTACCGAGGGGTCGGCCAGTGTCCGTGGGCTTCTTGTCACGCGTCAGGCAGCGTTGTTCGAAGGCCGGGTGTGGGGTTTCGCTGAAGCAGACAGACAGCTCACTCACTGACCGCTGTTCCTTGGCGGCCCTCGCGTGCCCGCGGACACTAGGTCCCGTGGGCAGCACTTGCTGGAAGCGGGGCGAGGAGCCCAGGGGGCGTGGCCAGTGTACCCCGCTAGGTAGAGGGGAGTGAGGGTTTGCACCCAGGGCCGCTTTCTCAAGTAAAAACACGGGACTGGAGAGGGGTTTGCAGGAGAGCTTAGGTGGGGCCACGGGCCGTGTTCGGGGAGGTGTGTTTGGCCTGACTCTGGGTGGTGACGAGGAAGCTGAGAAGCACCCGTCCAGGGGATGGAACGGGCCGGAAGGCAGCCTGGGTGGAGCTTGTGGAGGTGCGGCAGGCCCCAGCACCCTGCACGGTCTCCACGGCCTCCGGCTGCTGTGAAGACGGTGGCCCAAGCTGTGCGGCATCGGGCAGCTGGGGAGTGGGAGCCGGGTGCCGGGGACCAAGGGTTGGTGCGTCTGGGGCTGGTGCAGACAAGGTGGGTTGTGGGGGCGAAGGCACGGGAGCTCATGGGTCGGCTTCTGGCTTTTGACTGG belongs to Acinonyx jubatus isolate Ajub_Pintada_27869175 chromosome A1, VMU_Ajub_asm_v1.0, whole genome shotgun sequence and includes:
- the NSUN2 gene encoding RNA cytosine C(5)-methyltransferase NSUN2 isoform X2, translated to MGRRARGRRLQQRPQGAEDGAEGGGKRREAGWEGGYPEIVKENKLFEHYYQELKIVPEGEWDQFMEALREPLPATLRITGYKSHAKEILHCLKNKYFKELEDLEVDGQKVEVPQPLSWYPEELAWHTNLSRKILRKSPQLEKFHQFLVSETESGNISRQEAVSMIPPLLLNAHPHHKILDMCAAPGSKTTQLIEMLHADMNVPFPEGFVIANDVDNKRCYLLVHQAKRLSSPCIMVVNHDASSIPRLTIDVNGKKEILFYDRILCDVPCSGDGTMRKNIDVWKKWTTLNSLQLHGLQLRIATRGAEQLVEGGRMVYSTCSLNPIEDEAVIASLLEKSEGALELADVSSELPGLKWMPGITQWKVMTKDGQWFSEWEAVPHGRHTQIRPTMFPPKDPERLQAMHLERCLRILPHHQNTGGFFVAVLVKKSSMPWNKRPPKLQGEPRELVRSGPTDPAELESKPVGGIDDTEITERAENVENNGSKRDGVCGPPPSKKMKLFGFKEDPFVFIPEDDPLFPPIQKFYALDPSFPKMNLLTRTTEGKKRQLYMVSKELRNVLLNNSERVKVINTGIKVWCRNNSGEEFDCAFRLAQEGIYTLYPFINSRIITVSMEDVKILLTQENPFFRKLSSETYSQAKDLGFTRSFPHPPAAESDGEASRKCLRVPPVLRQAAWTAHSVPGLPEALRVRVQRVPISARRS